A portion of the Syntrophus gentianae genome contains these proteins:
- a CDS encoding flavodoxin family protein, which yields MQVLVMYFSRTGHTKLLAEAIAQGVGEVDSVNCLLKPIAEVTKEDFVRSDGIIVGSPVYFGGMAGEVKALLDSFVGVRPKMADKVGAAFATSGDLSGGKETTLISLLQALLIYGMIIVGDPMDATGHYGVSCVGEPDAAAKANGIKLGKRLATLVKKLKG from the coding sequence ATGCAGGTACTGGTGATGTATTTTTCCCGAACGGGACACACGAAGTTGCTGGCAGAGGCGATCGCCCAAGGCGTTGGGGAGGTGGATTCGGTTAACTGTCTGCTGAAACCGATTGCCGAGGTTACCAAGGAAGACTTTGTCCGTTCTGATGGAATCATCGTCGGCTCCCCCGTTTATTTTGGCGGAATGGCCGGGGAGGTGAAGGCCCTGCTGGATTCCTTCGTCGGTGTGCGTCCGAAAATGGCCGATAAGGTCGGTGCCGCCTTTGCCACTTCGGGAGACCTCTCCGGCGGCAAGGAAACGACCTTGATCTCTCTCCTGCAGGCCCTTTTGATCTATGGGATGATCATTGTGGGAGATCCCATGGATGCGACCGGGCATTACGGCGTTTCCTGCGTGGGTGAGCCGGATGCGGCAGCGAAGGCCAATGGGATTAAACTGGGCAAACGGTTAGCCACGCTGGTCAAAAAACTGAAAGGATAA
- a CDS encoding amidohydrolase, translating to MRSGKRPDFEKSDLLKTILACQEEEYPFLESLYQDLHRFPELSGKEEETSRRMAAEMEEAGFRTTSHIGGYGVVGVLENGSGPAVMVRADLDALPVGEKTGLPYASRVRTLTEAGSEVGVMHACGHDIHMTVLAGTARLLGRFRHAWQGSLILVAQPAEENASGAAAMIADGLFSRFPRPDFALGLHVLPEPAGTLFFHEGYWFAGSSTVELTVYGKGGHAARPHEAIDPIVLSAQMILAFQTLVSRETDPTETVVLTVSSIHAGARDNIIPEKAFFQISIRALSREQHDRMIRSLKRTADGIAWAAGLPEDRFPRLSVRGYTPALYNDPNLTRRIVRRFHRTFGRSRVLEMPVLTVSEDFAHFGLTEPRIPLCFFGLGMADPQGSMPSLHSPYLAPIPKPTIQTGIAAMTAAVLELISLPEQAG from the coding sequence ATGCGGTCCGGAAAACGCCCCGATTTTGAAAAGAGCGACCTGTTGAAAACGATCCTGGCCTGTCAGGAGGAGGAATACCCCTTTCTGGAGAGCCTTTATCAGGATCTTCACCGTTTCCCGGAGCTTTCGGGAAAAGAAGAGGAAACGTCCCGCCGGATGGCGGCGGAGATGGAAGAGGCCGGATTCCGGACGACGTCGCACATTGGCGGCTATGGCGTGGTCGGAGTGCTGGAGAATGGTTCCGGTCCAGCCGTCATGGTCCGGGCTGATCTCGATGCCCTGCCTGTCGGGGAAAAGACCGGCCTTCCTTATGCCAGCCGGGTCAGGACGCTCACGGAAGCAGGTTCGGAAGTCGGCGTCATGCATGCCTGCGGTCATGATATTCACATGACCGTTCTTGCCGGTACGGCACGTCTGCTGGGGCGATTCCGTCACGCCTGGCAGGGTTCCCTGATCCTGGTCGCCCAGCCGGCGGAAGAAAACGCCAGCGGCGCCGCGGCCATGATCGCCGATGGCCTCTTTTCCCGATTCCCCCGTCCCGACTTTGCCCTCGGACTCCATGTCCTTCCCGAACCGGCGGGAACACTTTTTTTTCATGAAGGATACTGGTTCGCCGGTTCGTCGACCGTGGAGTTGACCGTTTACGGCAAGGGGGGGCATGCCGCCCGGCCCCATGAAGCGATCGATCCCATCGTTCTATCGGCCCAGATGATCCTGGCCTTTCAGACCCTGGTCAGCCGGGAAACCGATCCGACGGAGACCGTGGTGCTGACCGTCTCCTCCATTCACGCCGGTGCAAGGGACAACATCATTCCGGAAAAGGCCTTTTTCCAGATCAGCATCCGGGCCTTGAGCCGTGAACAGCACGACCGGATGATCCGCTCCCTCAAACGGACGGCGGATGGGATCGCCTGGGCCGCCGGACTTCCAGAGGACCGGTTCCCCCGGCTTTCTGTGCGGGGCTACACCCCGGCCCTTTACAATGACCCGAATCTTACCCGCAGAATTGTTCGCCGGTTCCACCGGACCTTTGGCCGTTCCAGGGTTCTTGAAATGCCGGTTTTGACCGTATCGGAGGATTTTGCCCATTTCGGGCTGACGGAACCACGGATTCCCCTCTGCTTTTTCGGGCTGGGGATGGCGGATCCGCAGGGAAGCATGCCGTCGCTTCACAGTCCCTATCTGGCGCCCATCCCGAAACCGACGATCCAGACCGGAATCGCCGCCATGACGGCAGCCGTTCTGGAATTAATTTCCCTCCCGGAGCAGGCAGGATAA